The following nucleotide sequence is from Diospyros lotus cultivar Yz01 chromosome 3, ASM1463336v1, whole genome shotgun sequence.
ggcaaacaaataaataagagaatttaattttctttggtCTATTGCTTTACAGGTCTTGGTTGATGTATATGCAAACCCCAACTTACTAGTGGCATATGGTAACTGCCATTGTCTTGATCTTACTTTACATTCTTGCCTTGTCGTTACCTTTGTTTTGAACTCTAGTATTCAGGAATTTGGGTTTCTATGCCAGCTGATTAACGAAGGCATAGTTTCTTCACTGTTCAGATTTGACATTATTCATATTATATGCCTCTATTTTGTAAATCATTGCTGTTTTTCTCTGCCTGGTGACTTGATTTTCCTTGCAAATGATTCTCAAATTGCAGTTGCTGAAGAAAATTTGCTGCCCCCTGATAAACCAGACATGGTGAGTCGAATTGACATTTGGTGAAAACAAGAACCGTCTGCACTCTCATGTAACTCCTCAACTGGTTTGTGCTTAACATTGCGCAGGCCAGGTTTGATCATCCCTACATTTCGTTTCTATTCTATGGCATGGATGCAGCTGGAGATTTCATCCCGATCAAGCAGCTTCGCGACAAGTACAACAGGCCTCGGCATGAGGTGCCCTATGATCCACCAGAAGACAACGGGAAAGATGCCTAAGTCAGTTTCCCTCATCTCTGCAAGCGCCAAATGTGTCCATATATAAGAAGAATAACTTCTTGCTAGCTGCCGTGTATGTGACCTAAATAGCTTGATCCATGGATGTGTGCCAAATCCTTTTGGAAGCTTTGTCATGATTTGATGTAAATCATGAAAATTAAAACCTGTATATAGCAACACAATTGAGTTGAATGCTCTCGTGGACTGTAATGAATATGGCAGAAAACTTCCTCTTTGCAAGTCATCATCTGAGAAAGTTTAGGGCATGttgtctttgttatttttaggttgtttttcattttcagttttttaaaacactcaaaatgtattttcttacccatttttaaaaatgtatttttcaaaacacacaaaaaaaaattatatagaaaacttaaaacacTGAAATCACGTTTTGACTGTTTTTAGTTAAAATACAATCTCTgaattcaaaacacaaaaaacgcttccctctcttccttctctcattttttctctttctctttaagCTTGATCACCATCACCGTCCATGTCTGCCATTATCATCATCACCCTCCACACTTGTCATTGCCATCACCACCACTTCCATGCTCGCCATGCTGCCCAGATTCATCATCCACGCCCACCATACTTGTCATTTCTTTCCTCTTGTCAAACCTAGATCCACCATAGTCCTTCATGtccaaattgaatatataatgattttttttattaatttttttaagattttgaatTATGTCTATGATAAAGtaatactttattattttatgattcataattttttttaatgtttatgttgcGAGTAATCtaaatctgaaaattaatgtcaaatttcaatttgtagataaaaaaaaatttctcattgaattaataattgagtcaaattaaaaatgactttaaaaagtatttttataattttaatacattatatacAGTTAGACTATCagttatttcttatattatattttaaattctttgaattaaatttataatttattaataaatgttacaatttattttaaatcaaatttattaaataaaatattataaaataaattttctcaaaatttcaaaataaacatattttttaattttttattttgacaaacaattttttagaatgaaaaaaagaacatatttttaataatctcaaaataaacactcaaaatataaaattaaaaataaatttaaaatacaaaattaaaaactaatacatagagttaaattttaataaattatgaggCTGTGATGGGATGGTTATTTTTGCATTGCATGTGGTTGAGGCATGTTGAATAATTCTGCTGCTTGCCCACCAAATTATTAGATCCCTTGGCCCAATTAAAATCGCCCTTTTTCTCAGGAAACAGTAGCCCACTAGGCGAAGCTTCCATTTACAATATGGGCCAGCCTCAGCCTCAAGAACAGATACTTAACAGacgaaaaatggagaaaataaagCAAAGATGGATTAGATcgccaatctctctctctctctctctctctctctctgcagcGGCATTTGAATGTTCCGGGGCTTTCACATTACATGGAGGCTATTAATAAAAGACAGAGAATCAGCTCAAATTGTGGTCTGAAACTACAATCTTGTACGAACACTCCTAGCAGATTCTCAGCAAAGATTGAGGATGACGCTTTACATGCCCCTCTTCAGATTATGCACCACCTTAAGAGCTGTTTCTCAACTCCATGCTCATCTCTTTGTCACTGGACTCCACAGAGACCCTTCTGCTTCAACCAAGCTCATTGAGTCATATGCCCAAATGGGCACTATTGAATCTGCCAAACTAGTTTTTGATCACTTCCCAAATCCAGATTCTTTCATGTGGGGTGTACTGATCAAGTGCTATGTGTGGAACGGCTTCTTTGGAGGAGCCATTTCGCTGTATAAAAAGATGATGTGCAGTCAGGCCCATCTCACGAACTTCATATTTCCGTCTGTGTTAAGAGCTTGTTCTGGATTTGGAGATCAGGATATTGGTCGAGAGGTCCATGCGAGGATAATTAAATGTGGGTTTGAGTCGGATTCTGTTGTTGAGACCTCATTGCTTAGCATGTATGGCGAAGGAGGTAGCTTGGATAATGCTCGTCAAGTATTTGATGGAATGTCTATTAGAGATGTTGTTTCATGGAGTTCAATTATATCGAGTTATGTGCAGAATGAACAATCAAGTGAAGGGTTAAGAATGTTTTCTGAGATGATCGTGAAAGGTCAGGAACCTGATCCCATAACTATGTTTGCTGTGGCTGAGGCCTGTGCTGAATTAGGTCTACTGGGACAAGCAAAATCAGTTCACGCTTATGTTGTCAGAAAAGAGATTCAGAGTAATGGGGCACTGGATAATTCTCTGATTGCAATGTATGGAAAATGTGGTGACTTGTACAGCTCAGACGTAATGTTTGACAACATTATTCACAGGACTACTTCTTCATGGACTGCGATCATCACTTGCTACTATCAAAACGGGTGCTACGAGGAAGCATTACATGCTTTTGTTGAGATGCAAGAATCCAATGTGCAACCCAATGTAGTGACTATGATGGGAATTCTATCTTGTTGCGCTAGACTTTACTGGCTCAGAGAAGGGAAGTCGGTTCATTGTTATGTTATTAGAAAAGCTATAGACCCTGAGTGTGATCTTTTGGGTCCAGGATTGATAGATTTGTATGCTAATTCTGGGAAAGTAAAATATTGCCAGAAGCTCTTTGATACAGCTGAAGAGAAGCATATCTTGTTGTGGAATATGATAATATCAGGTTATGCTCGGAAAGGACTGTCAAAGGAGGCCTTGATGCTGTTTGTGCAAATGCAGAGTCTAGGAATATTGCTGGACTCTTTCACTTTAGGAAGTGTTCTTTCAGCATGTGGAGATGTCTGTTTTTCCCAATTTGGACTTCAGATACATGGTTGTATCATTAAAACCGGCATCTCAAATGAGTTTACGCAAACTTCACTGATTGATATGTATTCAAATTGTGGGTTTATGGATTCGGCATATAGGATATTTGATGAGGACCAAAAGAGAAGCACTGTAACATGGAATTCTATGATCTGTGGATTTTCTCAAAATGGGAATTCTGTACAAGCAATTACCCTCTTTGACCAAATGCACTCAAATTGCCTGGCAATGGATGAAGTGACCTTATTGGTTGCAGTTCAAGCTTGTTCAAATTTAGGACATTTGGAAAAGGGAAAATGGGTTCATCATAAGATCATTAACTACGGTATAGAGAAGGATACATACATTGATACAGCCTTAACTGACATGTATGCCAAGTGTGGTGACCTTGAGATGGCCCGGAGAGTTTTTGATACCATGTCAGACAGAAATGTAGTGTCATGGAGTGCCATTATATCTGGTTATGGGATGCACGGAGAGGTTGAAACTGCTATCTCACTTTTTAAGCAAATGGTAGGATCTGGAATAAAACCAAATGAAATCACTTTCATGAATATTCTATTTGCTTGTAGTCATGCAGGATATGTGAAAGAAGGGAAGTCATATTTTAGGTCCATGATGAAAGAATTTGGTATTATTCCAACGTCTGAACACTATTCTTGTATGGTTGACCTTCTAAGCCGAGCTGGTGATCTTGATGAAGCATATAGAATTATTCGTACTATGCCATTTCCTGCAGATGCCAGTATTTGGGGTGCTCTGTTGAATGGGTGTCGAATTTATAGGAGGACAGACATGGTTAGAAGCATTGTAGGAGATCTTTTAGATATACAGACTGATGATACAGGATATTATACTCTATTATCTAATATATTTGCAGAAGGGGGTGACTGGGATGAGTTTAAGATGGTGAGATCAACAATGAGAAATACAGGTCTGAGGAAGGTCCATGGGTACAGTGCAATTGAGGTTGACTAGAAAGTTAACAGATTCAGCAAAGAT
It contains:
- the LOC127798303 gene encoding putative pentatricopeptide repeat-containing protein At1g69350, mitochondrial, translating into MTLYMPLFRLCTTLRAVSQLHAHLFVTGLHRDPSASTKLIESYAQMGTIESAKLVFDHFPNPDSFMWGVLIKCYVWNGFFGGAISLYKKMMCSQAHLTNFIFPSVLRACSGFGDQDIGREVHARIIKCGFESDSVVETSLLSMYGEGGSLDNARQVFDGMSIRDVVSWSSIISSYVQNEQSSEGLRMFSEMIVKGQEPDPITMFAVAEACAELGLLGQAKSVHAYVVRKEIQSNGALDNSLIAMYGKCGDLYSSDVMFDNIIHRTTSSWTAIITCYYQNGCYEEALHAFVEMQESNVQPNVVTMMGILSCCARLYWLREGKSVHCYVIRKAIDPECDLLGPGLIDLYANSGKVKYCQKLFDTAEEKHILLWNMIISGYARKGLSKEALMLFVQMQSLGILLDSFTLGSVLSACGDVCFSQFGLQIHGCIIKTGISNEFTQTSLIDMYSNCGFMDSAYRIFDEDQKRSTVTWNSMICGFSQNGNSVQAITLFDQMHSNCLAMDEVTLLVAVQACSNLGHLEKGKWVHHKIINYGIEKDTYIDTALTDMYAKCGDLEMARRVFDTMSDRNVVSWSAIISGYGMHGEVETAISLFKQMVGSGIKPNEITFMNILFACSHAGYVKEGKSYFRSMMKEFGIIPTSEHYSCMVDLLSRAGDLDEAYRIIRTMPFPADASIWGALLNGCRIYRRTDMVRSIVGDLLDIQTDDTGYYTLLSNIFAEGGDWDEFKMVRSTMRNTGLRKVHGYSAIEVD